A window of the Aspergillus flavus chromosome 6, complete sequence genome harbors these coding sequences:
- a CDS encoding dimeric dihydrodiol dehydrogenase, translated as MGDEIELLHWGILGFTGNLNYHVGREDPNGPHHALVGVASSRSRDVAKEFLESFDVPECTLTFHDYSELVRSDLIDVVFIATPHSHHFQNALLALEAGNHVVCQKSLTVNAAQAKKLFETAKREQLFLMEGWWLWWPQASRQTCRLLRDGEIGQVNRIVANFGIRNNYCMFGSASDRLTSKELAGGALLELGSLALHWILRALPGGACRPTQVTSTMKKCPESGVDETTTIDMGFSIGGREIRTKAIASLSTPAKPDGQLAHVIIEGSNGKIEIRGWEALPTELYLFKNSYSLSKPYDVTFHEEEPLFVPEADEVARCIREGLLESPEMPWAESLLVMEIMDFVRKQNDLQYPPEIEASEPSVMLPSRLL; from the exons ATGGGAGATGAAATAGAGCTCTTGCACTGGGGCATACTAG GCTTTACGGGGAACCTCAATTATCACGTGGGCAGAGAAGATCCAAATGGCCCTCATCACGCATTAGTCGGCGTAGCGTCCTCTCGTTCGAGAGACGTGGCTAAGGAATTCCTCGAGTCATTTGACGTTCCCGAATGCACCTTGACATTTCACGACTATTCGGAGCTAGTTCGCAGTGATCTCATCGACGTAGTGTTCATTGCCACACCACATTCCCATCATTTCCAAAATGCTCTGCTGGCACTCGAAGCAGGAAACCATGTCGTTTGTCAGAAGAGCCTGACAGTGAACGCTGCACAAGCCAAGAAGCTGTTCGAAACTGCGAAGCGGGAGCAACTATTCCTCATGGAGGGATGGTGGCTGTGGTGGCCACAAGCAAGTAGACAAACATGTCGGCTGCTCAGAGATGGAGAGATTGGACAAGTTAATCGCATAGTTGCCAACTTTGGCATCAGAAACAACTATTGTATGTTCGGCTCTGCGAGTGATCGACTAACATCGAAAGAGCTGGCTGGTGGGGCGCTCTTGGAAC TTGGTAGTTTGGCCCTCCACTGGATACTTCGGGCTCTCCCAGGAGGAGCTTGTCGCCCAACCCAGGTTACGTCTACTATGAAAAAATGTCCCGAATCAGGCGTCGACGAAACCACCACTATTGATATGGGTTTTTCAATAGGTGGACGTGAAATACGCACTAAAGCAATCGCCAGTTTATCTACCCCAGCCAAGCCCGACGGACAGCTTGCACATGTGATCATCGAAGGCTCTAATGGCAAGATCGAGATCCGTGGATGGGAAGCGTTACCGACAGAGCTGTATCTCTTCAAGAATAGCTATAGCCTTTCCAAGCCTTATGATGTGACATTCCACGAGGAAGAGCCGTTGTTCGTTCCAGAGGCGGACGAGGTCGCACGATGTATCCGTGAAGGTCTCCTGGAGAGTCCTGAGATGCCTTGGGCGGAGAGCCTACTCGTCATGGAGATCATGGACTTCGTGCGCAAGCAGAATGACCTGCAATACCCCCCGGAGATTGAAGCGTCGGAACCCTCCGTCATGCTTCCTTCTAGACTATTGTGA
- a CDS encoding kinase-like domain-containing protein, with protein sequence MAHTERNSALAGLKIDTSFPLTHRPRWRIEAGGRRVTDDGTGIEGDRTNIFHESGARRYGTDEDNSVLSSLHSATPPISVPRHDDHPKEDVSFPERPEDVQSSPLDSFLHSRRRSVSFDPNITLDSGQPQALGEPLAKGVIRTRPQRFQAKGSSLKNTLPQDDADDHYPRHGYRAQRGFDSHEGFLSSPDDDMPVTSAIDRPTSLTSISTASPITEELRTPPEGSKGALPSPFCVASPVQGFASLDDRSSWSNSVITPFGSKTKGFRGSTRQSSRRSTASSGKSPASMFLSMWSSGEEPAPQPDDEGQMVGTEYVLGKQIGFGGFSTVKEAYKADETGGTKRLAVKIVRKQVSGKNEKENDEVQAEFDHEVRVWRYLNHPNVLTLDAVYETDYATFCFTKLAIGGTLFDLIRQNRRGLDIKLAKKYTYQLACALRYLHEDARVVHRDIKLENCLLDPIELPDGTKASNLVLCDFGMAEWMNIDNGGVSPDPYDDAADRPPPKTIGPAGSSTSVAGSLEYASPELLLSTSGLIDASVDIWAFGVIAYTVLVGSRPFQDPFTPRIQSQILSGNWDRTAVLGDETDLPARKDREHALELIEGCLDMSVEKRWTIRDVLSSRWLRELSEKGEDGEADSIWKL encoded by the coding sequence ATGGCTCATACAGAGAGGAACAGTGCGTTGGCAGGGTTGAAGATCGACACATCCTTTCCTCTTACACATAGACCTAGATGGCGAATTGAGGCAGGAGGCAGGAGAGTGACGGATGATGGAACTGGTATCGAGGGCGACCGTACAAACATCTTTCACGAATCTGGCGCACGCCGTTACGGTACTGATGAAGACAACAGTGTTCTGAGTAGCCTGCATTCAGCGACTCCCCCAATCTCGGTACCCCGACATGATGATCATCCTAAGGAAGATGTTAGCTTCCCAGAAAGACCTGAGGATGTACAATCATCTCCGCTTGATAGCTTCCTTCATAGCCGCCGCCGTTCCGTCAGCTTCGACCCGAATATCACCCTCGACTCCGGACAGCCGCAGGCGCTGGGAGAGCCGTTGGCAAAGGGAGTGATAAGGACCCGACCCCAGAGGTTCCAGGCAAAAGGCTCGAGTCTGAAAAACACGCTACCCCAGGATGATGCTGACGATCACTACCCGAGACACGGATACAGGGCTCAAAGGGGCTTCGACTCTCATGAAGGTTTCCTGAGTAGTCCTGATGATGACATGCCCGTGACTTCCGCGATTGATCGTCCCACGTCGTTGACATCGATCTCCACGGCTTCCCCCATCACAGAAGAGCTGCGTACCCCTCCTGAAGGATCCAAAGGCGCCCTGCCATCACCTTTCTGTGTAGCATCTCCTGTGCAAGGATTTGCTTCTCTTGATGACCGCAGCTCCTGGTCTAATAGCGTCATAACCCCTTTTGGAAGCAAAACAAAAGGCTTTCGAGGCTCCACTCGCCAGAGCTCTCGCCGATCAACAGCTTCGAGCGGCAAGTCTCCCGCCAGCATGTTCCTTTCCATGTGGAGCAGTGGCGAAGAGCCTGCACCACAGCCTGATGACGAGGGCCAAATGGTTGGAACTGAGTATGTTCTGGGAAAGCAGATCGGCTTTGGGGGGTTCAGTACAGTAAAGGAGGCGTACAAAGCCGATGAAACTGGTGGAACCAAAAGGCTGGCTGTTAAGATTGTGCGGAAGCAAGTCTcaggaaagaatgaaaaggaGAACGATGAGGTTCAAGCAGAATTTGATCATGAAGTTCGAGTCTGGCGATATCTCAACCATCCAAATGTTTTGACGCTTGACGCTGTCTACGAAACTGACTACGCGACATTTTGCTTTACTAAATTAGCCATCGGCGGTACCCTTTTCGATCTTATCCGGCAAAACCGGCGCGGACTTGACATAAAGCTTGCAAAGAAATATACTTATCAGTTAGCGTGCGCACTGCGATACCTGCATGAAGATGCCCGAGTGGTGCACCGAGATATTAAATTGGAAAACTGCCTTCTAGACCCGATTGAGCTTCCAGACGGAACGAAGGCATCGAACCTTGTCTTGTGTGACTTTGGAATGGCGGAATGGATGAACATCGATAACGGGGGTGTCTCTCCCGACCCATACGACGACGCTGCGGATCGGCCACCGCCTAAAACGATCGGCCCTGCTGGGTCAAGTACTAGCGTTGCAGGAAGCCTGGAATATGCATCTCcagagcttcttctttctaccaGTGGTCTCATCGACGCGTCCGTTGATATATGGGCATTTGGCGTGATCGCTTATACTGTGCTCGTAGGATCTCGCCCCTTTCAAGATCCGTTCACGCCCCGCATTCAGTCGCAGATTCTTAGCGGGAACTGGGACAGGACGGCAGTCCTAGGTGATGAAACAGATCTGCCGGCCCGCAAGGACCGGGAGCACGCCCTTGAGTTGATCGAGGGTTGTTTAGATATGAGCGTTGAAAAGCGCTGGACCATCCGTGATGTACTCTCATCCCGTTGGCTCCGGGAACTCTCTGAAAAGGGTGAAGATGGTGAAGCCGACTCCATCTGGAAGCTGTGA
- a CDS encoding mitochondrial 54S ribosomal protein uL15m (unnamed protein product), with protein sequence MPPRLQILPTQWQRPLSRPLSAISSLSLLFPQIQQQSRNAHILASLSDTPGAYNKRIRRGRGPASGKGKTSGRGHKGQKQHGKVPARFNGGQTPEIIVHGERGFNNVFSLDLAPVNLDRIQEWIDQGRIDPARPITIRELAQSRCIHQTKEGVKLLGRGAESTLKQPIHIVVSRASATAIAAVEAAGGSVTTRFYTKSAIARIMRREMHPFVSTAWTKESGSEGLNNAEGAENLTESAIMKEMGFQYRLPDPTKRKDIEYYRDPAHRGYLSHLLKPMEGPSLFFRSPVERKTAAGVKKEKVLPENRLW encoded by the exons ATGCCGCCCAGGCTTCAAATACTGCCTACCCAGTGGCAGCGCCCACTTTCAAGACCCCTTTCCGCCATCtcatccctttccctccttttccctCAGATTCAGCAACAAAGCCGCAATGCTCACATTCTAGCTTCCCTTTCCGATACCCCGGGTGCCTATAACAAACGGATCAGGAGAGGTCGCGGTCCGGCGTCAGGGAAGGGTAAGACCTCCGGCAGAGGTCATAAGGGTCAGAAGCAGCATGGAAAGGTCCCGGCTAGGTTCAACGGTGGTCAGACGCCGGAAATTATTGTTCATGGCGAGAGGGGATTCAATAATGT CTTCTCTCTTGACCTTGCGCCGGTCAACCTCGACCGCATCCAAGAATGGATCGACCAAGGCCGCATCGACCCTGCTCGGCCCATCACCATCCGCGAGCTGGCCCAATCGCGCTGCATCCACCAAACGAAAGAAGGCGTAAAGCTTCTTGGTCGAGGTGCTGAATCTACCCTCAAACAACCCATCCACATCGTCGTTTCTCGCGCCTCGGCAACCGctattgctgctgttgaggcTGCGGGTGGATCCGTTACTACCAGATTCTACACGAAATCGGCAATCGCACGCATCATGCGCCGTGAGATGCACCCATTCGTGTCTACGGCTTGGACAAAGGAGAGTGGCAGCGAGGGATTGAACAACGCCGAGGGAGCGGAGAACCTGACCGAGTCTGCCATCATGAAGGAGATGGGCTTCCAGTATAGGCTGCCCGATCcgacgaagagaaaagatatcgAGTACTACCGTGATCCTGCTCACAGAGGATATCTGAGCCATTTGTTGAAGCCTATGGAGGGACCCAGTCTGTTCTTCCGCTCGCCGGTTGAGAGGAAGACTGCTGCTGGTGttaagaaggagaaggtcttGCCCGAGAACAGACTTTGGTAA
- a CDS encoding cyclin-domain-containing protein: protein MSLPVFSTQSYSSVPHPFTPTLPLYSRTEDSTCAKKRHLETVLEDPDHHWTAPFRDGLPTPPNDMAGVAYNSIPPSGYGAKFGGVTLPPYAKAPNYTRMASGHHSTASVPQSKPPSQPSLQDAPSSEPTSQKKGSSKPVASYLQIPSSINNSKGNLADFAAQMTCLFWFETTAKLNDIEERKNPLLYIVPEAIPSAGFQKWVTNILSTTQVSQNVILLALLFIYRLKKFNHRVRGKKGSEYRLMTIALMLGNKFLDDNTYTNKTWAEVSGISVQEIHVMEVEFLSNVRYNLFVSEEGWTQWHSKLSLFADFFNKASLAPEAKELESTTSAPRTSPSLGASQVSPSQRLPSPPNSDVLRAQNWSFPSNAPAYAPPAHLGKEFPPMPSKKRTLDDYVEDQPSKRVAMPTTLPTSMSTLPSAALAGVPTLPPVLAATSAPSANSLSGSISRLPRPNFPPSSNIAPGIPTSVLPFPSVANRAMHSVYNPSTNWVPQLPPTQVPPITNGLYNPSVSLPDPARQHNSPFGITSATISPAISAYSSHTPQTNLSPSFFLANRNSPYRPVRNVNTLLIPPPSSSLQQQRAVPFEHMHYQPLGKTAAERKTGLLPYLHHEAWPQAPFLQPTFHSTPHY, encoded by the exons ATGTCTCTTCCAGTGTTCTCAACACAGTCGTATTCCTCTGTCCCACATCCGTTCACCCCCACTTTACCTCTCTATTCCCGGACGGAAGATTCGACTTGTGCGAAAAAACGACATCTCGAAACAGTTTTGGAGGACCCTGATCACCACTGGACTGCACCGTTCAGGGACGGTCTGCCTACTCCCCCGAACGATATGGCCGGCGTTGCGTACAATAGCATTCCACCCTCCGGCTATGGCGCTAAATTCGGTGGAGTTACACTTCCCCCCTACGCCAAAGCACCCAACTATACGCGCATGGCATCGGGCCACCACTCTACCGCCTCTGTACCGCAGTCGAAGCCGCCGAGTCAACCCTCGCTTCAAGACGCCCCGTCTTCTGAGCCAACTAGccagaagaaaggaagtTCTAAGCCGGTTGCTTCTTATTTGCAGATACCGTCATCTATCAACAATAGCAAGGGTAATCTGGCCGACTTTGCTGCTCAG ATGACATGCTTGTTCTGGTTTGAAACTACGGCCAAGTTGAACGATattgaagaaagaaagaatcctCTTCTGTACATCGTTCCAGAAGCAATTCCGTCCGCTGGTTTCCAGAAATGGGTAACGAACATCCTTTCGACTACGCAAGTCAGCCAGAATGTCATTCTATTAGCACTTCTCTTCATATACCGGTTGAAGAAATTTAATCACCGAGTTCGAGGAAAGAAGGGTAGCGAGTATAGATTGATGACAATTGCTCTTATGCTGGGAAATAAAT TTCTCGATGATAACACCTACACCAATAAAACGTGGGCTGAGGTTTCTGGCATTTCTGTGCAGGAAATACATGTTATGGAGGTGGAGTTTCTCAGCAATGTGAGGTACAATCTCTTCGTTTCGGAGGAAGGATGGACGCAGTGGCATTCGAAACTTAGTCTTTTTGCCGACTTTTTCAACAAGGCTTCTTTAGCGCCAGAAGCGAAGGAACTAGAGTCGACAACTTCGGCACCTCGTACCTCGCCAAGTCTAGGAGCTTCTCAAGTGTCGCCCTCGCAAAGACTGCCCTCCCCTCCTAATTCGGATGTTCTTCGTGCTCAGAACTGGAGCTTTCCGTCAAACGCGCCAGCATACGCACCACCTGCCCACTTGGGCAAGGAATTCCCGCCGATGCCTTCCAAGAAGCGGACCCTAGATGACTACGTCGAAGACCAGCCATCAAAACGAGTGGCAATGCCAACTACTCTACCTACGTCGATGTCGACGCTCCCATCGGCTGCTTTGGCCGGTGTCCCTACTTTACCCCCAGTCTTGGCAGCAACATCTGCACCGTCTGCGAATAGCCTATCTGGATCGATATCACGATTGCCACGTCCGAACTTCCCACCATCTTCTAATATCGCTCCGGGAATTCCAACATCTGTGCTCCCCTTTCCCTCCGTTGCTAATCGCGCAATGCATTCGGTCTACAATCCTTCCACCAATTGGGTCCCCCAACTGCCACCAACCCAGGTTCCTCCCATTACGAATGGATTGTACAACCCCTCGGTGTCACTCCCAGACCCTGCAAGGCAGCATAATAGTCCGTTTGGCATCACTTCTGCCACTATCTCGCCCGCCATCTCTGCATACTCGAGCCACACACCCCAGACTAATTTGTcgccttcctttttccttgcGAACCGCAACTCACCTTATCGACCTGTTCGCAATGTCAACACCTTGTTGATTCCTCCACCCTCGTCCTCACTTCAACAACAACGCGCAGTTCCTTTCGAGCATATGCATTATCAGCCTCTCGGTAAAACCGCAGCAGAGCGCAAGACTGGCCTGCTGCCCTATCTTCACCACGAGGCTTGGCCGCAGGCACCTTTTCTTCAACCCACCTTCCATTCAACCCCGCACTATTAA
- a CDS encoding uncharacterized protein (expressed protein): MGYDALHFDLRYTDDQNWRYYDMDKRWCSGLVIIYDTLSFCVFVSCDLIIFSHLGIRRRLLSYIILFALGGLMTLIILGGCYFSCNGFSWYLRRIGSSVSQAWRLAGLIYCTLYSPFLYLYSW; this comes from the coding sequence ATGGGATATGACGCATTGCATTTCGACTTACGATATACTGATGATCAAAACTGGCGCTATTATGATATGGACAAGCGCTGGTGCTCGGGATTAGTGATCATCTATGATACCCTCTCTTTCtgtgtttttgtttcttgcGATTTGATTATCTTTTCACATCTCGGTATACGGAGAAGGCTCCTTTCATACATCATCCTGTTCGCTCTTGGGGGCCTCATGACTTTGATTATTCTAGGCGGTTGCTACTTTTCATGCAATGGTTTTTCATGGTATCTTCGGAGGATAGGTTCTTCGGTATCACAAGCATGGCGTTTGGCTGGTCTCATTTACTGCACGTTATATTCTCCTTTCCTGTATCTATATAGCTGGTAG